The sequence GGGCGCCGAGATGTCGGTGAACGCCTGCTCCAGGTACTTCAGCCCCTCGGGCGCGGCGAGGAGGCAGAGCGCCGTGACGTCGTCGGCACCGCGCTCGAACAGCAGCCGGATGGCGGCGGCGAGCGTCCCGCCGGTCGCGAGCATCGGGTCGAGGACGTAGCACTGCCGCCCGGACAGGTCGTCCGGCAGCCGCGTCGCGTAGGTCTGGGCCTGCAGGGTGCCCTCGTCGCGGATCATCCCGAGGAAGCCGACCTCGGCGGTGGGCAGCAGCCGCGTCATCCCGTCCAGCATCCCGAGGCCGGCGCGCAGGATCGGCACGACGAGCGGCTTCGGGCTCGCGAGCTGGACGCCCTCCGCCGGGACCAGGGGCGTCTGCACCGTGGCCTCGGCGACCCTGACGTCGCGGGTCGCCTCGTAGGCGAGCAGGGTGACCAGCTCGTCGGCCAGGCGGCGGAACGTGGGGGAGTCGGTGCGGACGTCCCGAAGGGTGGTGAGCTTGTGCGCGACGAGCGGGTGGTCGACGGCGAGGGTCTGCATGCGCTCACGGTAGCCCACCCCGCCGGGCGGTTCGGGGCGCCAGGATAGGTCGCCGCTGAGCTGGGCAGGATGGCGGTATGAACAGCGAGAGCGATCAGCAGCCGAGCGGCTCGCGGGCCCGGGAATCCGCGCCCGATCCGCCCGCTCCCGCCTCGGCTCCCGACAGCGACCCCCCGGCCCCCGACTCCGCGGTGACCGAAGTCACAGCCGAGGGCGCCCCGCGGCGTCCCGGGCCCCAGGGCGACATCTCTCCCGAGCAGGTGCGCGAGCACCTGCGCCGCAGGGCGGTCTTCCTGCGCGAACTCGCCGAGGCCCGCGAGCTGCGCCGCCGCGTGACGCCGCACCGGTCGCGCCGCGCGCGGATCCACGCGGCACTTCGCCGCCGCACGTTCCGCATCAATTGATCCGGATCGGTTAGGTTCATGCCGCCGGGCACCGTGATCGGCGCTGACTCCCGGTCTCACCTCCGGGTGCGGCGGCGAGTTTGGTGGTGGGGCACGCGCGTGCGCGCCGCATCTGCGACCATGCCCTGGCAGGAGACGTGCCGGTGGGGTGGAAATGACGGATGTGGACGCGACGGACTTCGCCGTTGTGGTGTATCGGGAAGACGAGCGCTGGGAGGCCGAGATCCTTCCGGTCGCGCTGACCGAGGACCTCGCGGGGCTGATCCATGCCCTGCGCCAGCAGCCGAGCCTTGGCGGCACGGTCGGGCTGGTCTCAGTCGGCGACGACTTCTTCGTCGCGATCCGCCTGCTCGGCGACGAGGTCATGGTGTTCCTGTCGGACGTCACCGCCTCGGTCGACTGGCCGCTCGCCCGCCAGGTGCTGGACTACCTGGACATCCCCATCCCGGACGAGGAGGAGCTCGACCAGGTCCTCCCGGTCGGCGACATGTCGATCTTCGCCGACCTCGGGCTGGACGAGATGGAGCTCGGCGCGATCTCCGGCGACCTGGAGCTCTACCCGGACGAGATGCTCCTCAGCATCGCCGGCCGCATCGGTTTCGCCCCGGCCTTCGAACGCGCCCTCGACGCCGTCCCCTGACCCGCCCGCCGCCATGACGGGCGGTCAGCGGGGGAAGCCGTTGCGCCGGGCGTAGTCGCTCAGACCCGCCCAGTCGTCGCCGGTGTGGCTGTGCCGGGGGTCGAGGCAGCCGAGGCTGATCGGGCGCTTCGCGTCGTAGCGGGGCGCGTGCGTGTCGGGCGGGTCGGTGAAGTTCAGGACCTCGGCGATGTTGCGGGCCGCGGCGTCCCGCACGGTCAGCGGCTCCAGGCCCCAGCGCCACTCGATCGCCTTCAGGACGGACGTGTGGTCGTAGACCTCGTGCGCGACGGCCCCGCGCCGCGCCCGCGGGGAGATCAGCAGGCAGGGGACGCGGAAGCCGCGCAGCCCCGTGCCGAGGTCGGGCCGCGGGTCGGGTCCCTCCGGCGGCGGGACGTGGTCGAAGAACCCGCCCCACTCGTCGTAGTTGATGACGAAAAGGGTCCGGGGCCAGTTCGGCGAGGTGACGAGCGCGGTGTAGACCTCGTTGAGGAACGCCTGGCCGAAGCGGATGTCGGCGAGCGGGTGCTCGTCCTCGGACATGCCGGGCAGGAGCAGTTCGCCGAGGAAGCCGGGCTCGACGAAACTGACCGCGGGCAGCCGCCCGTTGCGGGCATCGTCACGGAACTCGGCGATGTTCCGGCTGATGTCGAGGTGCCGCAGGCCCCACAGCGCGGTGAACGGCACGTCGCTGAAGTAGTACCGGCAGGAGATCCCCCTGGCCTTGAGCCGGTCCCAGACCGTGGTGGTCTCGGAGATCGTCAGGGAGTTGGAGGTCCGGTCGGTCTGCCCGGCGTGCTGGAAGATCCGGTTCGGGAACGTGGACGACATGATCGCCGGGAAGTAGCGGTCGCAGACCGTCCAGTCGAGGGCGGCGTGGCCGTGGAAGCCGAGGTCGGGGCCCTCGTAGTAGCCGATGGAGAACACGTCGTTGTCGCCGGCGCGCAGCCATCCGTCGCACTTGCCGCCGTTGTACTCGGTTCGCCCGCCCTGGTAGGAGTGGTCCGGGTCGCTGAAGCCGCATCCCCACGGCACCTTCAGGTGGTGGGTGTCGTGCGCGTTGCCGTCGGCGTCGGTGAACGTGAGCCCGGCCTGGCGGCCGTCGGCACCGGGCAGCCAGCCCATGTAGTGGTCGAAGGACCGGTTCTCCATCATCACCACGACAATGTGGTCGATTCCGGACTCTTCTGGATCGGGCAGCTCGGCGACGGGGGCGCGCCTGGCGGCGGCCTGCTCCGCCGCGTGGGCCTGGGCGGACGACCCGGAGACGGCGCCCGCCGCGATGACCGCCGCGGCGCCCGCCGTCCCCGCCAGAAACCCGCGTCTGGTCAGTTCGTCCGCACCCATGGCACTCCTCCCGGATCGCGATCGCTGAGCAGTATGCGGACTCGCGTGAACCGGGGGAAGGACGCCGGGCGTCCGTCACCGGACAAGACGCGAAGTTTATTCACAACCGCTTCCGGGCACCCCGGCCACCGATTCCCGCGCACAGGGGGGTGTGAGCGGACAGACCGTCTGGGTCACAATGAGCACGTGTCCTACTTCGCCGCCGTGTTCGCGCAGACCCCCCAGGGCTGGGTCGGGGCCGAGGCCGTACTCGACGAGGCGGAGAGCGTCGACGACGTCGCCGACCTGATGCGGGAGGCCGCGGTCGAGTCCTACGGCGACCCGGTCGTGCTGCTGGTCGAGCAGGACGACGACTGGTTCGCGATCGTCCGGCTCGACGGCAACGACGAGCCGCGCCCCTACATCTCCGCCGTCCGCGAGGACGGGCTCGGCTCGCTGTTCCAGCAGCTCGTCGGCGAGGTGCCGGACGGCGACGCCGCGGGCGACGCGTCCCTGCTCGAAGATCTCGGGGTCGACGCCAAGCGGCTCCGCGAGCTCGGCGAGCGCTCCCTGCCCGGCGACGCGCTTCTCGTCGTCGCCGAGCGGGCCGGATTCGGCGAGGAGTTCGACCACCTCCGTGACTGACGCGCGCGATCCGGTC is a genomic window of Actinomadura citrea containing:
- a CDS encoding tRNA adenosine deaminase-associated protein; protein product: MSYFAAVFAQTPQGWVGAEAVLDEAESVDDVADLMREAAVESYGDPVVLLVEQDDDWFAIVRLDGNDEPRPYISAVREDGLGSLFQQLVGEVPDGDAAGDASLLEDLGVDAKRLRELGERSLPGDALLVVAERAGFGEEFDHLRD
- a CDS encoding alkaline phosphatase family protein, whose protein sequence is MGADELTRRGFLAGTAGAAAVIAAGAVSGSSAQAHAAEQAAARRAPVAELPDPEESGIDHIVVVMMENRSFDHYMGWLPGADGRQAGLTFTDADGNAHDTHHLKVPWGCGFSDPDHSYQGGRTEYNGGKCDGWLRAGDNDVFSIGYYEGPDLGFHGHAALDWTVCDRYFPAIMSSTFPNRIFQHAGQTDRTSNSLTISETTTVWDRLKARGISCRYYFSDVPFTALWGLRHLDISRNIAEFRDDARNGRLPAVSFVEPGFLGELLLPGMSEDEHPLADIRFGQAFLNEVYTALVTSPNWPRTLFVINYDEWGGFFDHVPPPEGPDPRPDLGTGLRGFRVPCLLISPRARRGAVAHEVYDHTSVLKAIEWRWGLEPLTVRDAAARNIAEVLNFTDPPDTHAPRYDAKRPISLGCLDPRHSHTGDDWAGLSDYARRNGFPR
- the upp gene encoding uracil phosphoribosyltransferase gives rise to the protein MQTLAVDHPLVAHKLTTLRDVRTDSPTFRRLADELVTLLAYEATRDVRVAEATVQTPLVPAEGVQLASPKPLVVPILRAGLGMLDGMTRLLPTAEVGFLGMIRDEGTLQAQTYATRLPDDLSGRQCYVLDPMLATGGTLAAAIRLLFERGADDVTALCLLAAPEGLKYLEQAFTDISAPIKVVTAAIDSHLNEQGFIMPGLGDAGDRLYGVV
- a CDS encoding tRNA adenosine deaminase-associated protein, with protein sequence MTDVDATDFAVVVYREDERWEAEILPVALTEDLAGLIHALRQQPSLGGTVGLVSVGDDFFVAIRLLGDEVMVFLSDVTASVDWPLARQVLDYLDIPIPDEEELDQVLPVGDMSIFADLGLDEMELGAISGDLELYPDEMLLSIAGRIGFAPAFERALDAVP